In Archangium lipolyticum, the following are encoded in one genomic region:
- a CDS encoding DUF1990 domain-containing protein, translating into MEAGEALLEGLLSAEEGAGPLLQRDYWAVIENCGCSPSEVMKLVASRFAEFAPEELVIFEREDGGNAPLEPGDELRVRIRGAGTFHVRIIHRDRQSLTMATLPGHPEAGRITFGAYRNELGDVIFHIRSRARSGSRVMYLGFRTGGEAMQTNTWTDFVNTVALTVGEGVIGFIHAETTVMEKAHESADDVRGPTFLARGD; encoded by the coding sequence ATGGAGGCAGGCGAGGCCTTGCTGGAGGGATTGCTTTCCGCTGAGGAGGGCGCGGGCCCCCTGCTGCAACGCGACTACTGGGCGGTCATCGAGAACTGCGGCTGCTCGCCCTCGGAGGTGATGAAGCTGGTGGCCTCCCGGTTCGCGGAGTTCGCGCCGGAGGAGCTGGTCATCTTCGAGCGGGAGGATGGAGGGAACGCACCGCTCGAGCCAGGCGACGAGCTGCGGGTGCGCATCCGCGGAGCGGGGACCTTCCACGTCCGCATCATCCATCGGGATCGCCAGAGCCTCACCATGGCCACCCTGCCAGGACACCCGGAGGCGGGGCGCATCACCTTCGGCGCCTACCGCAACGAGTTGGGCGACGTCATCTTCCACATCCGCAGCCGGGCGCGCTCCGGCTCGCGGGTGATGTACCTGGGGTTCCGCACGGGCGGCGAGGCCATGCAGACCAACACCTGGACCGATTTCGTGAACACCGTCGCGCTCACCGTGGGCGAGGGGGTCATCGGCTTCATCCACGCGGAGACCACCGTGATGGAGAAGGCGCACGAGAGCGCGGATGACGTCCGGGGCCCCACCTTCCTGGCGCGCGGAGACTGA
- a CDS encoding DUF1990 family protein, protein MTDVEWRWLRSWSEDEITARLARASTLPLNFEVAEEEMTLENGWSQVESQAVLAHERPGPPSGDDAFAQLKHAILDLGFSDPRVVHGYFDAATPLQGRPVLLELKSVGLHYLCPVRVGAIRSGDEGERTVFGFRFDTLWGHIEAGREWFLLSKDHRSGELRFHIKASWREGHFPNWWSRLGFALMGRRYQRAWHHLAHARLRELLRTGLLERHGKAGGPPLPEPHLADLKIALKPVQFYSQRGMGQRLSGVEREVERVRRDRLLLPVGFGVLAGMRALSAPALLSHLLSREPVEAPEGRAHALASRRTSRVLGVLAIGELAADKTSWIPSRISPPALVARALSGALTGAAVAAPHRRPSAGRALLGAAAAVASSFAFYKLRQLATRRLGLPNVVAGLVEDAAALVLGTRLLAAMH, encoded by the coding sequence ATGACGGATGTCGAGTGGCGCTGGCTGCGGAGCTGGTCGGAGGACGAGATAACGGCGCGGCTCGCGCGGGCCTCCACCCTCCCCCTCAACTTCGAGGTAGCCGAGGAGGAGATGACGCTCGAGAACGGCTGGAGCCAGGTGGAGTCCCAGGCCGTCCTCGCCCATGAGCGGCCGGGCCCGCCCTCCGGGGACGACGCCTTTGCCCAGCTGAAGCACGCCATCCTGGACCTGGGCTTCTCCGATCCTCGCGTCGTGCACGGATACTTCGACGCCGCCACGCCGCTCCAGGGGCGCCCGGTGCTGCTCGAGCTGAAGTCCGTGGGACTGCACTACCTCTGCCCCGTGCGTGTCGGCGCGATCCGCTCGGGCGACGAGGGCGAGCGGACCGTGTTCGGCTTCCGCTTCGACACCCTGTGGGGGCACATCGAGGCAGGGCGGGAGTGGTTCCTCCTCAGCAAGGACCACCGCAGCGGGGAGCTGCGCTTCCACATCAAGGCCTCCTGGAGAGAGGGCCATTTCCCCAACTGGTGGAGCCGGCTGGGCTTCGCGCTGATGGGGCGGCGCTACCAACGCGCCTGGCACCACCTGGCCCACGCGCGGCTGCGAGAGCTGTTGCGTACCGGTCTCCTGGAGCGGCACGGCAAGGCCGGAGGCCCGCCCCTCCCGGAGCCACACCTGGCGGATCTGAAGATCGCGTTGAAGCCGGTACAGTTCTATTCCCAGAGGGGAATGGGCCAACGCCTCTCCGGCGTGGAGCGAGAAGTGGAGCGCGTCAGACGGGACCGGCTGTTGCTCCCCGTGGGCTTCGGGGTGCTGGCCGGGATGAGGGCCCTCAGCGCCCCCGCCCTCCTGAGCCACCTGCTCTCGCGGGAGCCCGTCGAGGCGCCCGAGGGACGCGCCCATGCGCTCGCCTCGAGGCGGACCTCGCGAGTGCTGGGGGTGCTGGCCATCGGCGAGCTGGCGGCGGACAAGACCTCGTGGATTCCCTCACGCATCTCGCCGCCCGCCCTGGTGGCGCGAGCCCTCTCCGGCGCACTGACCGGCGCCGCCGTGGCCGCTCCACACCGGCGTCCGTCCGCGGGCCGTGCCCTGCTCGGCGCGGCGGCGGCCGTGGCCTCGTCCTTCGCCTTCTACAAGCTGAGGCAGCTCGCGACGCGCCGGCTGGGCCTCCCGAATGTGGTGGCCGGGCTGGTGGAGGACGCCGCGGCCCTCGTGCTCGGAACGAGGCTCCTCGCCGCCATGCATTGA
- a CDS encoding GspE/PulE/PilB domain-containing protein: MRKKRLGDLLRENGLVDELQLRAALGFHNKWGVPLGQVVVDMGFCTAQQVLELLASQVQLPTLDLDAEPLDSQLTELLPARVAEACRVIPLRQEGPRDSVLVVATAAPADPTALDEVARVTGKARVVTLLATDAAISQAIERLYYPHLLDARRPVEPIPLPEADEHLPLVTDRAECLLLGQIMREAVPASTVERSGLPVMLPLTEEFPEHARPTEPEMPRVEVTRKPTAEPEPEVWVYGWGAKATRGLLELLEDEGVRARVARTEDVRAASGSAVVLAPLQSVESVKRRGIQARLLLAGRTRDAERASALGAQAFLSGPLRSDLLIAAVREQVSAGRTALRRAG; the protein is encoded by the coding sequence ATGCGGAAGAAACGGCTGGGAGATCTGCTTCGGGAGAACGGGCTCGTCGACGAGCTGCAGCTGCGTGCGGCACTGGGCTTCCACAACAAGTGGGGCGTGCCATTGGGGCAGGTGGTGGTGGACATGGGTTTCTGCACCGCACAGCAGGTGCTCGAGCTCCTGGCCAGCCAGGTACAGCTCCCGACGCTGGACCTGGACGCGGAGCCGCTGGACTCACAGTTGACGGAATTGCTGCCCGCGCGAGTGGCGGAAGCGTGCCGTGTCATCCCCCTCCGGCAGGAAGGACCGCGAGACTCCGTGCTGGTGGTGGCCACCGCGGCGCCAGCGGATCCGACCGCCCTGGATGAAGTGGCGCGGGTGACCGGCAAGGCGCGGGTGGTGACGCTGCTGGCGACCGATGCCGCCATCTCCCAGGCCATCGAGCGGCTCTACTATCCCCACCTCCTCGATGCGCGGCGTCCGGTGGAACCGATTCCCCTCCCCGAGGCGGATGAGCACCTGCCGCTGGTGACGGATCGCGCCGAGTGCCTGTTGCTGGGGCAGATCATGCGGGAAGCCGTCCCGGCGTCCACCGTCGAGCGGAGCGGCCTGCCGGTGATGCTGCCGCTGACGGAGGAGTTCCCTGAGCACGCTCGGCCCACCGAGCCGGAGATGCCCAGGGTGGAGGTGACACGGAAGCCCACGGCGGAACCCGAGCCGGAGGTCTGGGTCTACGGCTGGGGTGCCAAGGCAACCCGGGGGTTGTTGGAGTTGCTGGAGGACGAGGGCGTGCGGGCGCGAGTGGCACGCACCGAGGACGTACGGGCAGCGAGTGGGAGCGCGGTCGTCCTGGCGCCGCTGCAATCCGTGGAGAGCGTGAAGCGGCGTGGGATTCAGGCCCGGCTGCTGCTGGCGGGCCGGACTCGTGACGCGGAGCGGGCGAGTGCCCTGGGAGCACAGGCGTTCCTGTCCGGCCCCCTGCGCTCGGACCTGTTGATCGCCGCGGTTCGCGAGCAGGTGAGCGCAGGCCGCACGGCCCTGCGTCGGGCCGGGTGA
- a CDS encoding flotillin family protein, translating into MMVFIVLVVVLALAAATVAGVVQRLIHICHPNEVLVFSGTRRLVEGRPARYRLVHGGRGLLIPLLERVDSLDLTNMVITVRVQGAYSKGGIPLNVESVANVKVSSGEPILGNAIERFLGKPREEVVRVAKETLEGNLRGVLATLTPEEVNGDRARFAQCLLQEADQDLNKLGLVLDTLKIQSVSDDRGFLNALGRKQSAALQMRSRIAEAENRTLAAERAAHNREVREVARLEAEFAMARADAERRILEAQARRAARVAEERGAVASQLARARAEVDVQRVRIEQVRLLLEADVLKPAEARRQEQVAAARGAASRIVEEGRATATSLSAMARTWEDSDGSARQILLAQKLAPLLETLLGPVGQAPIERLTVLDTRLGASGELSSRVALIGEQLKHVFGVEPRELLRRLAGPPAAQDA; encoded by the coding sequence ATGATGGTGTTCATCGTACTCGTCGTCGTCCTCGCGCTGGCCGCGGCCACGGTGGCCGGGGTGGTGCAGCGGCTGATCCACATCTGCCACCCCAACGAGGTGCTCGTCTTCTCAGGGACGCGGCGGCTCGTGGAGGGGCGGCCCGCGCGCTACCGGTTGGTGCACGGCGGGCGCGGCCTGCTCATCCCCCTGCTGGAGCGCGTGGACTCGTTGGATCTCACCAACATGGTCATCACCGTGAGGGTGCAGGGCGCCTACTCGAAGGGCGGCATCCCCCTCAATGTGGAGTCGGTGGCCAACGTGAAGGTGTCCAGCGGGGAGCCCATCCTCGGCAACGCCATCGAGCGCTTCCTGGGCAAGCCGCGCGAGGAGGTGGTCCGCGTGGCGAAGGAGACGCTGGAGGGCAACCTGCGCGGGGTGCTGGCCACCCTCACCCCCGAGGAGGTCAATGGCGACAGGGCCCGTTTCGCGCAGTGCCTGCTCCAGGAGGCGGACCAGGATCTCAACAAGCTGGGGCTGGTGCTGGACACGTTGAAGATCCAGAGCGTCTCGGACGACCGGGGCTTCCTCAACGCGCTGGGCCGCAAGCAGTCCGCGGCGCTGCAGATGCGCTCGCGCATCGCCGAGGCGGAGAACCGGACCCTGGCGGCCGAGCGCGCGGCGCACAACCGCGAGGTGCGCGAGGTGGCGCGCCTGGAGGCGGAGTTCGCCATGGCGCGCGCGGACGCGGAGCGGCGCATCCTGGAGGCCCAGGCGCGGCGAGCCGCCCGGGTGGCCGAGGAGCGGGGCGCGGTGGCGTCCCAACTGGCGCGGGCCCGGGCGGAGGTGGACGTGCAGCGGGTGCGCATCGAGCAGGTGCGGCTCCTGCTGGAGGCGGACGTCCTCAAGCCGGCCGAGGCGCGGCGTCAGGAGCAGGTGGCGGCGGCTCGCGGGGCGGCCTCCCGCATCGTGGAGGAGGGCCGGGCCACCGCCACCTCCCTCTCGGCGATGGCGCGAACCTGGGAGGACTCGGACGGGTCGGCGCGGCAGATCCTGCTCGCCCAGAAGCTCGCGCCCTTGCTGGAGACCCTGCTCGGCCCGGTGGGGCAGGCGCCCATCGAGCGGCTCACCGTGCTGGACACGCGCCTGGGCGCGAGTGGGGAGCTGTCCTCCCGCGTGGCGCTGATTGGCGAGCAACTCAAGCATGTGTTCGGGGTGGAGCCGCGTGAGCTGCTCCGCCGGCTGGCCGGACCTCCGGCGGCACAGGACGCCTGA
- a CDS encoding flotillin family protein, translated as MDPFWSSAWFLPLVIGAAVLLAVVVALLAAKALVHVCRPNEVLVFAGRTHRARDGGPVGFRVVAGGRAFRIPLLERMERMDVSLLSVSMTVSGAYSLGGIPLTVQAVANVKVSSEPEVLGNALERFLGHGRATITEVARETLEGHLRGVLATMTPEQVNEDRLTFADRLAEEAGEDLRQLGLQLDTLKIQHVSDERRYLDSIGRVRIAEVLREAEVAESDAVRAAEESEAAAHARARVAEAQAEARIQQHHHALAEQRAGLEARARSEEERALAAAEEARAEAEKALQKVRAELEELRLRADVIVPAEARRRARELEAAGDAAPVAENGRATAESLALVSEAWRDAGGHALEMFVLQHLEELLGTVAGAASRVRVDTVSLLDSGDGATLAGYLRAYPAAVAELLREVSSTLGVDIPAVLGGPPREAPRPPAKDGSGQDAGEEAWS; from the coding sequence ATGGACCCGTTCTGGAGCAGCGCGTGGTTCCTCCCCCTGGTGATCGGCGCCGCGGTGCTGCTGGCCGTCGTGGTGGCGCTGCTGGCGGCCAAGGCCCTGGTGCACGTGTGCCGGCCCAACGAGGTGCTCGTCTTCGCTGGACGGACGCACCGTGCGCGGGATGGCGGCCCGGTGGGCTTCCGGGTGGTGGCCGGCGGACGAGCCTTCCGCATTCCCCTGCTGGAGCGGATGGAGCGGATGGACGTGAGCCTGTTGTCGGTGTCCATGACCGTCTCCGGGGCCTACTCGCTGGGCGGCATCCCCCTCACCGTGCAGGCCGTGGCCAATGTGAAGGTGTCCTCCGAGCCCGAGGTGCTCGGCAACGCGCTGGAGCGCTTCCTCGGGCACGGCCGTGCCACCATTACCGAGGTGGCCCGGGAAACGCTGGAGGGCCACCTGCGTGGCGTGCTGGCCACCATGACGCCCGAGCAGGTGAACGAGGATCGCCTCACCTTCGCCGACCGGCTCGCGGAGGAGGCCGGGGAGGATCTCCGCCAGCTCGGCCTGCAGCTGGACACGCTGAAAATCCAGCACGTCTCCGATGAGCGGCGCTACCTGGACAGCATCGGCCGGGTGCGCATCGCCGAGGTGCTGCGCGAGGCGGAGGTGGCCGAGTCCGACGCGGTGCGCGCGGCCGAGGAGTCGGAGGCGGCGGCCCATGCCCGGGCCCGGGTGGCCGAGGCCCAGGCGGAGGCGCGGATCCAGCAGCACCACCATGCCCTGGCCGAGCAGCGGGCCGGGCTCGAGGCCCGGGCGCGCTCGGAGGAGGAGCGGGCCCTGGCGGCGGCCGAGGAGGCGCGCGCGGAGGCGGAGAAGGCGCTGCAGAAGGTACGCGCCGAGCTGGAGGAGCTGCGGCTGAGAGCGGACGTCATCGTCCCGGCGGAGGCCCGGCGGCGCGCCCGGGAGCTGGAGGCGGCCGGGGACGCCGCGCCCGTGGCGGAGAACGGACGCGCCACCGCCGAGTCCCTGGCCCTCGTGTCGGAGGCCTGGCGGGACGCCGGGGGCCACGCGCTGGAGATGTTCGTCCTCCAGCACCTGGAGGAGCTGCTCGGGACCGTGGCGGGCGCCGCGTCCCGGGTGCGGGTGGACACGGTGTCCCTGCTGGACTCGGGGGACGGCGCCACCCTGGCGGGCTACCTGCGCGCGTATCCCGCCGCGGTGGCGGAGCTGCTCCGGGAGGTCTCCTCCACCCTGGGGGTGGACATCCCCGCGGTGCTCGGCGGGCCACCCCGCGAGGCACCCCGCCCTCCGGCGAAGGATGGCTCGGGACAGGACGCGGGAGAGGAGGCCTGGTCATGA
- a CDS encoding leucine-rich repeat domain-containing protein produces MTSPDDLEALIQNTESGTGPALSLRGRGLAALPESIGALTGLHELDVTGNQLASLPESIGRLTRLTRLLADDNQLASLPESLGQLTGLEQLFVDGNQLTSLPLAIERLARLERLDARGNRLTAVPEGLCRLRGLEDLRLGRNRLTSVPESLWHLTELETLDLSENQLTSLSDGIGALSKLRMLDLGHNALTHLPESLGNLTGLSGYLYLSDNQLTSLPASLGKLKALRYLNATDNALRALPETLGGMEALAELRLYNNQLAVLPESLGQLVNLKELHLKNNALVSLPGSIGRLTRLRKLSLENNRLTSLPESIGGLTRLSELDLRNNRLGALPESLGGLTHLEYLDLRGNLLRSLPSSIRELPNLQKLDLRWNKLSSLPGWLERLERRGCTVYL; encoded by the coding sequence ATGACGAGCCCAGACGACCTCGAGGCCCTGATTCAGAATACGGAGAGCGGCACCGGACCCGCCTTGTCGCTCCGGGGCCGCGGTCTGGCAGCCCTTCCCGAATCCATCGGTGCGCTCACCGGGCTTCATGAGCTCGACGTGACGGGAAACCAGCTCGCCTCCCTCCCGGAGAGCATCGGCCGCTTGACGCGCCTCACGCGGCTCCTGGCCGACGACAATCAGCTCGCGTCGCTCCCCGAGTCGCTTGGCCAATTGACCGGGCTCGAGCAGCTCTTCGTGGACGGCAATCAGCTCACCTCCCTTCCCCTGGCCATCGAGCGGCTGGCGCGCCTCGAGCGGTTGGACGCGCGGGGCAACCGGCTCACGGCCGTTCCGGAGGGTCTCTGCCGTCTGCGTGGGCTCGAGGACCTGCGTCTGGGAAGGAACCGCCTGACGTCGGTGCCCGAGTCGCTCTGGCACCTGACAGAGCTCGAGACGCTGGACCTCTCGGAGAACCAGCTCACGTCCCTGTCCGACGGCATCGGGGCGCTGTCGAAGCTACGAATGCTGGACCTGGGGCACAATGCGTTGACCCACCTGCCCGAGTCGCTTGGCAATCTGACCGGTCTCTCGGGTTACCTCTACCTCAGCGACAACCAGTTGACGTCCCTGCCCGCGTCACTCGGGAAGCTGAAGGCGCTGCGGTATCTCAACGCCACGGATAACGCGCTGCGGGCCCTCCCCGAAACCCTGGGCGGGATGGAGGCGCTCGCGGAGCTCCGCTTGTACAACAACCAGTTGGCGGTGCTCCCTGAATCGCTGGGCCAGCTGGTGAACCTCAAGGAGCTCCACCTGAAGAACAACGCATTGGTCTCGCTCCCCGGGTCCATCGGCCGGCTGACGCGTCTCAGGAAGCTCAGCCTGGAGAACAACCGATTGACGTCTCTCCCGGAGTCGATTGGCGGCCTCACCCGCCTCTCGGAGCTCGACTTGAGGAACAACAGGCTGGGTGCGCTCCCCGAGTCGCTGGGCGGGTTGACCCACCTCGAGTACCTCGACTTGAGGGGCAACCTGCTGCGTTCCCTCCCCTCGAGCATCAGAGAGCTCCCGAACCTCCAGAAGCTGGATCTGCGGTGGAACAAGCTGTCGTCACTACCCGGGTGGCTCGAGCGGCTCGAGCGGCGCGGATGTACGGTGTACCTGTGA
- a CDS encoding glutathione S-transferase family protein: MPRISSEVKNHFGYISGALAERDYLVGNSFSAADIQMSFVLEAARLTGAQEVFQSLPNLGTYLERLHARPAHQRALQRGRLGDTGGQDKRQRLTRPHLEGRPSQVHRTSAPLEPLEPPG; this comes from the coding sequence ATGCCTCGCATCTCCAGCGAGGTGAAGAACCACTTCGGCTACATCTCGGGAGCCCTCGCGGAGCGGGACTACCTGGTGGGCAACAGCTTCAGCGCCGCCGACATCCAGATGAGCTTCGTGCTGGAAGCGGCGCGGCTCACGGGCGCCCAGGAAGTCTTTCAATCCCTTCCCAACCTCGGCACCTATCTCGAGCGGTTGCATGCCCGCCCCGCCCATCAGCGCGCCCTTCAGCGTGGCAGGCTCGGCGACACGGGCGGCCAGGACAAGCGCCAACGACTCACGCGCCCCCACCTGGAGGGGCGACCGTCACAGGTACACCGTACATCCGCGCCGCTCGAGCCGCTCGAGCCACCCGGGTAG
- a CDS encoding SPFH domain-containing protein: MGTNEKRAMKLNAVGAMELSVGGRSELARSGGGEPPRGGGEDPHRYQDGWRAGKPAEDPEKMKKWGLVTAKPSEFLIHMRRGRVREVSGQGASCFKLPGDAVAIVPTSVQRLQFTADQVTSEKVGVQVTGLAVYRIVDPLVAFRMLNFSFPERAQQKLAELLREMFVGAVRRLVANLSVEECLSKRKEGIAAELMREIAPVVSGKGRLEDRSDTGWGVVLDTIEIQDVRVLSDTVFANMQARFRQEQERVAREAELAKERFIRREEAEAERQIALTRLTTEEEVRHKRQEAEEQAKLEALAVESRVEEARVAKERSTRQAQVGLERETALAKLNAELEVREQKAKAEEAQKLAQLEAERRMSEAKLAQERALAASRSQAELERLKLEQQAQAAKLTNERALAAAKAQAELERLKLEQEQEAARLAHERQMAAVKAEAELEKLHQEQQAQTARHTSMMAVLQQEAERARAQAKVAEARCAIAEAELAMAEMDARKARIIQDPELAKVRALKEIDNTLSPEAIQLVLAQQLPQVAAAFQQKMGEVHVTAVDGANPFGYIAAAVEGVMGLARSAGLQVPTPPKKDQPV; encoded by the coding sequence ATGGGCACGAACGAGAAGCGGGCGATGAAGCTGAACGCGGTGGGGGCCATGGAGCTGTCGGTGGGAGGGCGGTCGGAGCTGGCGAGGAGCGGGGGAGGCGAGCCGCCCCGGGGTGGGGGGGAGGACCCACACCGGTACCAGGATGGGTGGAGGGCGGGGAAGCCGGCGGAGGATCCGGAGAAGATGAAGAAGTGGGGGCTGGTGACGGCGAAGCCGAGCGAGTTCCTCATCCACATGCGCCGGGGCCGGGTGCGCGAGGTGAGCGGGCAGGGGGCCTCGTGCTTCAAGCTGCCGGGCGACGCGGTGGCGATCGTCCCCACGAGCGTGCAGCGGCTGCAGTTCACCGCGGACCAGGTGACGAGCGAGAAGGTGGGCGTGCAGGTGACGGGCCTGGCGGTGTACCGGATCGTCGACCCGCTGGTGGCCTTCCGGATGCTGAACTTCTCCTTCCCGGAGCGGGCGCAGCAGAAGCTGGCGGAGCTGCTGCGCGAGATGTTCGTGGGCGCGGTACGGCGGCTGGTGGCGAACCTGTCGGTGGAGGAGTGCCTCTCCAAGCGCAAGGAGGGCATCGCCGCGGAGCTGATGCGCGAGATTGCTCCGGTGGTGTCGGGGAAGGGGAGGCTGGAGGACCGGAGCGACACGGGGTGGGGCGTGGTCCTGGACACGATTGAAATCCAGGACGTGCGGGTGCTGTCGGACACGGTGTTCGCGAACATGCAGGCGCGCTTCCGGCAGGAGCAGGAGCGGGTGGCGCGCGAGGCGGAGCTGGCGAAGGAGCGCTTCATCCGGAGGGAGGAGGCGGAGGCGGAGCGGCAGATCGCCCTGACGCGGCTGACGACGGAGGAGGAGGTCCGGCACAAGCGGCAGGAGGCGGAGGAGCAGGCGAAGCTGGAGGCGCTGGCGGTCGAGTCGCGGGTGGAGGAGGCGCGGGTCGCGAAGGAGCGGAGCACGCGGCAGGCGCAGGTGGGGCTGGAGCGGGAGACGGCGCTGGCGAAGCTGAACGCCGAGCTGGAGGTGAGGGAGCAGAAGGCGAAGGCGGAGGAGGCGCAGAAGCTGGCGCAGCTCGAGGCCGAGCGGAGGATGTCGGAGGCGAAGCTGGCGCAGGAGCGGGCGCTGGCGGCGTCGAGGTCCCAGGCGGAGCTGGAGCGGTTGAAGCTGGAGCAGCAGGCGCAGGCGGCGAAGCTGACGAATGAGCGGGCGCTGGCGGCGGCGAAGGCGCAGGCGGAGCTGGAGCGGCTGAAGCTGGAGCAGGAGCAGGAGGCCGCGAGGCTGGCGCACGAGCGGCAGATGGCGGCCGTAAAGGCGGAGGCGGAGCTGGAGAAGCTGCACCAGGAGCAGCAGGCGCAGACGGCGAGGCACACGTCGATGATGGCGGTGTTGCAGCAGGAAGCTGAGCGGGCGAGGGCGCAGGCGAAAGTGGCGGAGGCACGGTGCGCGATTGCCGAGGCCGAGCTGGCGATGGCGGAGATGGACGCTCGCAAGGCTCGGATCATCCAGGACCCGGAGCTGGCGAAGGTACGCGCGCTCAAGGAGATCGACAACACGCTCTCGCCGGAGGCGATCCAGCTGGTGCTGGCGCAGCAGCTGCCGCAGGTGGCGGCGGCGTTCCAGCAGAAGATGGGCGAGGTGCACGTGACGGCGGTGGATGGGGCCAACCCGTTCGGCTACATCGCGGCGGCGGTGGAGGGAGTCATGGGCCTGGCGCGGTCCGCGGGCCTGCAGGTGCCCACGCCGCCGAAGAAGGACCAGCCGGTGTGA
- a CDS encoding IscS subfamily cysteine desulfurase, protein MKLPIYMDNHATTPLDPRVLEAMLPYLKEDFGNAASRNHAFGWKAEAAVEQARKQVAALIGASDKEIVFTSGATESDNLAIKGVVEFYKDKGDHIITLKTEHKAVLDTCKRLERVRQERLDELRQMRLAQLTGTPVSRDNLAELSIKHDLDNDPVYRQWAELPTGGARVTYLDVEKDGRIDLKKLEAAMTDKTILVSIMLANNEIGTVQPVAEIGKLCRQRGILFHCDAVQGIGKVPFNVEEMHVDLASISAHKMYGPKGVGALYVRRKPRVRIAPIIDGGGHERGMRSGTLNVGAIVGFGKAAEIARQEMADESARLFRLRERLRKGIMDQLDMVTVNGSLEHRLPGSLNISFAYVEGEALMMAIKDVAVSSGSACTSASLEPSYVLRACGVDEELAHSSIRFGLGRFNTEEEVDYVIKLMVDKVNRLREMSPLYEMAKEGIDLKSIEWTAH, encoded by the coding sequence CTGAAGCTGCCGATCTACATGGACAACCACGCCACCACCCCGCTGGACCCGCGGGTGCTGGAGGCGATGCTGCCGTACCTCAAGGAGGACTTCGGCAACGCGGCGTCGCGCAACCACGCGTTCGGCTGGAAGGCCGAGGCGGCGGTGGAGCAGGCGCGCAAGCAGGTGGCGGCGCTCATCGGCGCGTCCGACAAGGAGATCGTCTTCACCTCGGGCGCCACCGAGTCCGACAACCTCGCCATCAAGGGCGTGGTCGAGTTCTACAAGGACAAGGGTGACCACATCATCACCCTGAAGACCGAGCACAAGGCGGTGCTCGACACCTGCAAGCGGCTGGAGCGCGTGCGTCAGGAGCGCCTGGACGAGCTCCGGCAGATGCGGCTGGCCCAGCTCACCGGCACGCCCGTGTCGCGCGACAACCTCGCCGAGCTGTCCATCAAGCACGACCTCGACAATGACCCTGTGTACCGCCAGTGGGCCGAGCTGCCCACCGGTGGCGCGCGCGTCACCTACCTGGACGTGGAGAAGGATGGCCGGATCGATCTGAAGAAGCTCGAGGCGGCCATGACCGACAAGACCATCCTGGTGTCGATCATGCTCGCCAACAACGAGATCGGCACCGTGCAGCCCGTGGCGGAGATCGGCAAGCTGTGCCGCCAGAGGGGCATCCTCTTCCACTGCGACGCGGTGCAGGGCATCGGCAAGGTGCCGTTCAACGTGGAGGAGATGCACGTCGACCTGGCGTCCATCTCCGCACACAAGATGTACGGGCCCAAGGGCGTGGGCGCGCTGTACGTGCGCCGCAAGCCGCGCGTGCGCATCGCCCCCATCATCGACGGTGGTGGCCATGAGCGCGGCATGCGCTCGGGCACGCTGAACGTGGGCGCCATCGTGGGCTTCGGCAAGGCGGCGGAGATCGCCCGCCAGGAGATGGCCGACGAGTCCGCGCGCCTCTTCCGTCTGCGCGAGCGGCTCCGCAAGGGCATCATGGACCAGCTGGACATGGTGACGGTGAACGGCTCGCTGGAGCACCGCCTGCCGGGCAGCCTCAACATCTCCTTCGCCTACGTCGAGGGCGAGGCGCTGATGATGGCCATCAAGGACGTGGCGGTGTCCTCGGGCTCCGCGTGCACGTCGGCCTCGCTCGAGCCCTCGTACGTGCTGCGCGCCTGCGGCGTGGACGAGGAGCTGGCGCACAGCTCCATCCGTTTTGGCCTCGGCCGCTTCAACACCGAGGAAGAGGTCGACTACGTCATCAAGCTCATGGTGGACAAGGTGAACCGTCTGCGCGAGATGAGCCCGCTATACGAGATGGCGAAGGAAGGCATCGACCTCAAGAGCATCGAGTGGACGGCGCACTAG
- the iscU gene encoding Fe-S cluster assembly scaffold IscU — MAYSDKVIEHYENPRNVGTLDKADPNVGTGLVGAPACGDVMRLQLKISDDGIIEDAKFKTFGCGSAIASSSLVTEWVKGKTVDQAMTISNKDVARELALPPVKIHCSVLAEDAIKAAIEDFKKKREARQQKA; from the coding sequence ATGGCTTACAGCGACAAGGTCATTGAGCACTACGAGAACCCCCGGAACGTCGGCACGCTCGACAAGGCGGACCCCAACGTGGGCACCGGTCTGGTGGGAGCCCCCGCGTGCGGCGACGTGATGCGCCTGCAGCTGAAGATCAGCGACGACGGCATCATCGAGGACGCCAAGTTCAAGACGTTCGGGTGCGGCTCGGCCATCGCGTCCAGCTCGCTGGTCACCGAGTGGGTGAAGGGCAAGACGGTGGACCAGGCGATGACGATCTCCAACAAGGACGTGGCGCGCGAGCTGGCGCTGCCGCCGGTGAAGATCCACTGCTCGGTGCTGGCCGAGGACGCCATCAAGGCGGCCATCGAGGACTTCAAGAAGAAGCGCGAGGCGCGGCAGCAGAAGGCGTAG